One window of Medicago truncatula cultivar Jemalong A17 chromosome 2, MtrunA17r5.0-ANR, whole genome shotgun sequence genomic DNA carries:
- the LOC11445388 gene encoding uncharacterized protein, which produces MGTKIEYSINPLAYSKDCNNFTVVGVDAWEHYQNKGLKVSNKHCSIGVNNLQNPMDRILDRNNMESIRKTMQIQEDIFKNQVKELHRVYNVQKMLMDEHKNEGNQNKFWTPMNGINQPYFVQQQKPTQISFSHVQILKEELYIKERSGSCSGEIIKKRQKDFDLEKPATSDCDEDMEVDLTLCIGSNETKNKKKKSYMLPNGMKTKELNSYLSFQSDRIGDYSDPTTPMSSSSVTFDQDKKGPHWLSQGLKLK; this is translated from the exons ATGGgaacaaaaattgaatattcCATAAATCCTCTAGCATACTCAAAAGATTGCAACAACTTCACTGTGGTTGGTGTTGATGCCTGGGAGCATTATCAGAACAAAGGATTGAAAGTGAGTAACAAACATTGCAGTATTGGAGTTAATAACTTGCAAAATCCAATGGATAGAATACTTGACAGAAACAACATGGAATCCATTAGAAAGACAATGCAGATACAAGAGGACATCTTCAAAAACCAG GTAAAGGAACTACATAGAGTATACAATGTGCAAAAAATGCTAATGGATGAACACAAAAATGAAggcaatcaaaataaattttggacCCCTATGAATGGTATAAACCAACCTTATTTtgttcaacaacaaaaaccaaCACAAATTTCATTTAGCCATGTccaaattttgaaagaggaaTTATACATAAAGGAAAGAAGTGGAAGTTGTTCAGGAGAAATAATCAAGAAAAGACAAAAAGATTTTGATCTTGAAAAGCCAGCAACAAGTGATTGCGATGAAGATATGGAAGTGGATTTGACTTTATGTATAGGAAGCAATGAAActaagaataagaagaaaaaatcttaTATGCTTCCAAATGGAATGAAAACTAAGGAGTTAAATTCTTATCTCTCTTTTCAATCAGATAGAATTGGAGATTATAGTGACCCCACTACACCAATGAGCAGCTCTAGTGTTACATTTGATCAAGATAAAAAGGGGCCACATTGGCTTTCTCAAGGTTTAAAGCTTAAATAG